The genomic stretch CGCCGGCGTCGACGAGGCGGGCCGCGGCCCGCTTGCCGGCCCGGTGGTTGCAGCCGCAGTGATTTTTCATCCGGGAGAGTTCATTGACGGCGTTGATGATTCAAAAAAAAT from Cytophagia bacterium CHB2 encodes the following:
- a CDS encoding ribonuclease HII (cleaves the the RNA-DNA junction of a RNA-DNA/DNA heteroduplex; does not have RNase H activity), with product MKAAIDKLHYEKTLWQQGLSLIAGVDEAGRGPLAGPVVAAAVIFHPGEFIDGVDDSKK